A window from Streptomyces sp. NBC_00299 encodes these proteins:
- a CDS encoding serine/threonine protein kinase yields the protein MTMVKARVSTSELVAGRYRLVDVVHSETNRVSYYGEDIETERPFLLTQIGLPAAPSPDDRRRATSRILRTSEQMGLLRPGAVATVVDAVEDAGNLWIVTEWIDGTPLGELLTQQGTFNYVRAARIGLELLDVLEAAHVAGITHGELSPGQVFVRGDGTVVVTGFGLAGATLAPRVAAPSYASPEQARDERIGPASDLWALGAILYAMVEGRPPYRERDRPEATLKGVDRLPLRAPVRAGPLTQAVQGLLRKDSRERLSRPVVREAFVRVLNEDPETPMPAEPRPRLRGLYAVGPGWGRRAMIAGTALAVVTVAAAVLVVTSDRSDDSDPSAGGTAPSPSASAEKPTTPAPTASLTKEPTASPTKSAPETASPTASPSDTGLPPGFRTYTSPEGFSLALPEDWEPLSTTRASDLAYRVVFGAEGDPRTLAVTYSERVGPDPVAVWRDDVEPGLKQSAADYERIGDIEATSYQGYKAADIQWLADVDDTRVRTFGRGFLIGDHLGYSLRWTTPAGDWNDAGNQEALDTVLRTFRVPEA from the coding sequence ATGACCATGGTCAAGGCGCGCGTCTCCACATCCGAGTTGGTCGCCGGGAGGTACCGGCTCGTCGATGTCGTGCACAGCGAGACGAACCGCGTCAGTTACTACGGCGAGGACATCGAGACCGAACGCCCGTTCCTTCTCACACAGATCGGGCTGCCCGCCGCACCGAGCCCGGACGACAGGCGCCGGGCCACCTCGCGCATCCTGCGCACGTCCGAGCAGATGGGGCTGCTGCGCCCCGGCGCGGTCGCCACGGTCGTGGACGCCGTCGAGGATGCCGGGAACCTGTGGATCGTCACCGAGTGGATCGACGGCACGCCCCTCGGTGAACTCCTCACCCAGCAGGGCACGTTCAACTATGTGCGGGCCGCCCGCATCGGCCTCGAACTGCTCGACGTCCTGGAGGCGGCACACGTCGCCGGCATCACGCACGGCGAACTGAGCCCCGGCCAGGTTTTCGTGCGCGGCGACGGCACCGTGGTGGTCACCGGCTTCGGGCTGGCAGGCGCGACCCTCGCGCCCCGGGTCGCCGCGCCGTCGTACGCCTCACCGGAGCAGGCCCGCGACGAGCGCATCGGACCGGCGTCCGACCTGTGGGCGCTCGGCGCGATCCTCTACGCCATGGTCGAGGGGCGCCCGCCGTACCGCGAACGGGACCGGCCCGAGGCGACGTTGAAGGGCGTGGACCGGCTTCCGCTGCGCGCCCCGGTGCGTGCCGGGCCGCTCACCCAGGCCGTGCAGGGACTGCTGCGCAAGGACTCCCGGGAGCGGCTGAGCAGACCCGTGGTCCGCGAGGCGTTCGTGCGCGTCCTCAACGAGGATCCCGAGACGCCCATGCCGGCCGAACCGCGCCCCCGGCTGCGCGGTCTGTACGCCGTCGGACCGGGCTGGGGCAGACGCGCCATGATCGCCGGCACCGCGCTCGCCGTCGTCACGGTAGCCGCGGCCGTCCTGGTGGTGACCAGCGACCGGTCCGACGACTCGGACCCCTCGGCGGGCGGTACGGCACCCAGCCCGTCGGCCTCCGCCGAGAAGCCCACGACTCCGGCCCCGACCGCTTCCCTCACGAAGGAACCCACGGCCTCCCCCACGAAGAGCGCGCCGGAGACCGCATCGCCCACCGCGTCCCCCTCGGACACGGGGCTGCCCCCAGGCTTCCGGACGTACACCTCGCCGGAGGGCTTCTCCCTGGCCCTGCCCGAGGACTGGGAACCCCTGAGCACCACGCGTGCCTCGGACCTGGCGTACCGGGTCGTGTTCGGCGCGGAAGGCGATCCGCGTACGCTCGCGGTCACCTACAGCGAACGCGTCGGCCCGGACCCCGTCGCCGTATGGCGCGACGACGTCGAGCCCGGGCTGAAGCAGTCCGCCGCCGACTACGAACGCATCGGCGACATCGAGGCGACCTCGTACCAGGGTTACAAGGCCGCCGACATCCAGTGGCTCGCCGACGTGGACGACACGCGAGTGCGCACCTTCGGCCGCGGCTTCCTCATCGGCGACCACCTCGGCTACTCGTTGCGCTGGACGACCCCGGCGGGCGACTGGAACGACGCCGGCAACCAGGAGGCCCTGGACACCGTCCTGCGGACCTTCCGGGTGCCCGAAGCCTGA
- a CDS encoding threonine/serine dehydratase — MIGISDVEAAADLIAGHVVHTPTVPSPGLTALLGVPVTAKLELLQRTGSFKARGATAKLLSLTQDQRAAGVVAVSGGNHGIALAMTAAVLDVKATVVMPRSAPARAVEIARGAGASVRLTDDMDGAFSLVTRLRDEGLTLVHPFDDPLVIAGQGTVGLEFADDAGELTDVIVSVGGGGLISGVAVALRARRPDVRIWGVETEGAEAMSEALAAGEPVPVALSSIVSTLCAPAASRLTYDHVSALVDEVLVVPDREAVRGVLDLAEHAKLWTEPAAGCLLPAARRVLERVGDGARLGLVVCGGNATTGDVLRWAADFGVH, encoded by the coding sequence TTGATCGGGATCTCCGACGTCGAAGCCGCGGCCGACCTCATCGCCGGCCACGTCGTCCACACGCCGACCGTGCCCAGCCCCGGCCTGACGGCCCTGCTCGGCGTCCCGGTGACGGCCAAGCTCGAACTGCTGCAGCGCACCGGCTCGTTCAAGGCCCGCGGGGCGACGGCGAAGCTGCTGTCGCTGACGCAGGACCAGCGCGCGGCCGGGGTCGTGGCGGTCAGCGGCGGCAACCACGGAATCGCCCTCGCGATGACGGCCGCCGTCCTCGATGTGAAGGCGACCGTCGTGATGCCGCGTTCGGCGCCGGCCCGCGCCGTGGAGATCGCCCGCGGGGCCGGAGCGTCCGTGCGGCTGACCGACGACATGGACGGAGCGTTCTCCCTTGTCACACGGCTGCGGGACGAGGGACTGACCCTCGTCCATCCGTTCGACGATCCGCTGGTGATCGCCGGCCAGGGCACCGTCGGGCTGGAGTTCGCCGACGACGCCGGTGAGCTCACGGACGTGATCGTCAGCGTCGGGGGCGGCGGACTCATCTCCGGCGTCGCGGTCGCGCTGCGGGCCCGCCGTCCGGACGTACGGATCTGGGGCGTGGAGACCGAGGGAGCCGAGGCGATGTCCGAAGCGCTGGCGGCGGGCGAGCCAGTGCCGGTGGCGCTGTCGTCGATCGTCTCCACGTTGTGCGCGCCGGCCGCGTCCCGGCTGACGTACGACCATGTGTCCGCCCTGGTCGACGAGGTGCTCGTGGTCCCGGACCGGGAGGCGGTGCGGGGCGTGCTCGACCTCGCCGAGCACGCCAAGCTGTGGACCGAGCCGGCCGCCGGCTGTCTGCTGCCCGCGGCCCGGCGCGTCCTGGAGCGGGTCGGGGACGGCGCGCGGCTCGGGCTGGTGGTGTGCGGGGGCAACGCGACAACCGGGGATGTGCTGCGCTGGGCTGCGGATTTCGGGGTTCACTGA
- a CDS encoding polyprenyl synthetase family protein, whose product MTASPSALRATSGTQEHTWSLQAPPDARQVLDRCRALVRPALREAVERTHPWVGEMAAYSFGWCEVGGAPAAAAGGKGVRQALAVLGAEAAGAPGRLAVPGAVAVELVHAFSLLHDDIMDGDTSRRRRPTVWKAYGTGPAVLAGDALFALAVETLAAAPAGPRAVRLLSVALQDLVRGQADDLLFATRPGTGPEHVRPDEYRTMAEHKTGALLGCAAALGALLGGAPPATVAALDRAGRHLGIAFQVVDDLLGIWGDPTVTGKPVYGDLRERKKTFPVLAALDSPAGGRLAALLESSADPAEMASLIEESGGRSAALTEARRHVTAVEAALADVPLEAGPAGELLSLLDFLVRRDL is encoded by the coding sequence GTGACGGCGTCCCCTTCCGCTCTCCGGGCTACGTCCGGCACTCAGGAGCACACCTGGTCCCTTCAGGCCCCGCCCGACGCCCGCCAAGTCCTCGACCGCTGCCGCGCGTTGGTGCGGCCCGCACTGCGGGAGGCCGTGGAGCGGACACATCCGTGGGTCGGTGAGATGGCCGCGTACTCCTTCGGCTGGTGCGAAGTGGGCGGCGCACCCGCCGCAGCCGCCGGCGGGAAAGGCGTACGGCAGGCGCTGGCCGTGCTGGGGGCCGAGGCAGCCGGCGCGCCCGGGCGGCTCGCGGTGCCCGGGGCGGTCGCGGTGGAGCTGGTGCACGCCTTCTCCCTGCTGCACGACGACATCATGGACGGCGACACGTCCCGGCGCCGCCGCCCCACCGTGTGGAAGGCGTACGGCACGGGACCCGCCGTCCTCGCGGGTGACGCGCTGTTCGCGCTCGCCGTCGAGACGCTGGCCGCCGCACCGGCGGGCCCGCGGGCCGTACGGCTGCTGTCCGTGGCGTTGCAGGACCTGGTGCGCGGGCAGGCGGACGACCTGCTGTTCGCCACGCGTCCGGGGACGGGGCCGGAACACGTGCGGCCCGATGAGTACCGGACGATGGCCGAGCACAAGACGGGCGCCCTGCTGGGCTGTGCGGCCGCGCTGGGCGCCCTGCTCGGCGGTGCGCCGCCCGCGACCGTCGCCGCCCTCGACCGGGCGGGCCGGCACCTGGGCATCGCCTTCCAGGTGGTCGACGATCTGCTGGGCATCTGGGGCGACCCGACCGTCACCGGCAAGCCGGTGTACGGCGATCTGCGGGAGCGCAAGAAGACGTTCCCCGTACTGGCCGCGCTCGACTCGCCCGCCGGCGGGCGTCTCGCCGCCCTCCTGGAGTCGTCCGCCGACCCCGCCGAGATGGCCTCGCTGATCGAGGAATCGGGCGGCCGCTCGGCCGCGCTCACGGAGGCCCGTCGCCATGTGACCGCCGTGGAGGCCGCCCTGGCCGACGTACCACTCGAGGCCGGCCCTGCCGGGGAGCTGCTGTCGCTGCTCGACTTCCTGGTGCGGCGCGACCTGTGA
- a CDS encoding tetratricopeptide repeat protein, which yields MYGKAFAPEYQGALTKLSVNSSLTDVLAAGTEQLRAAEQAGQHGEAARSGLAVAEAHRRLGQIGDADRAWKASYRAAREADDTAAMAWALWSGGTLARQRGAFPLARRLLQLAADFGERGGDIVVRGYSLAGLAETGRIQGDYDAVHRLHEQLLAEARRRGEARHTVWALEGIAQIHRNTGAYDTAYALFEEAAEIAAGAEDRRGHAWALRGLADVVSVRDGDTERALALLSEAETTCRAMKLSSALAYNHKMRGNVLYRAGRYAEARDLYEQALAEFRAMSEPRGEALSRLGLAKSRAQLGRDRAETAAELAELAGVLERIGLRHAREMVARAQEEFGVGEGAMAGAGAGVVR from the coding sequence ATGTACGGCAAGGCATTCGCCCCGGAATACCAGGGAGCCCTGACCAAGCTGTCCGTGAACTCCTCGCTGACCGACGTACTGGCCGCCGGCACCGAGCAGTTGAGAGCGGCTGAGCAGGCCGGGCAGCACGGCGAGGCGGCACGTTCAGGGCTCGCGGTCGCCGAGGCGCACCGCCGGCTGGGGCAGATCGGGGACGCGGACCGAGCGTGGAAGGCGAGCTACCGTGCCGCCCGGGAGGCCGACGACACCGCGGCGATGGCCTGGGCGCTGTGGAGCGGCGGCACACTGGCGCGACAGCGCGGGGCGTTCCCGCTGGCCCGGCGGCTGCTTCAGCTCGCGGCGGACTTCGGCGAGCGCGGCGGCGACATCGTCGTACGCGGCTACTCCCTGGCCGGGCTCGCCGAGACCGGCCGCATCCAGGGCGACTACGACGCCGTCCACCGGCTGCACGAGCAGCTGCTGGCCGAGGCACGGCGGCGCGGCGAGGCGCGGCACACCGTGTGGGCCCTGGAGGGCATAGCCCAGATCCACCGCAACACCGGCGCGTACGACACGGCGTACGCCCTGTTCGAGGAGGCGGCGGAGATCGCCGCGGGCGCCGAGGACCGGCGCGGCCACGCCTGGGCGCTGCGCGGACTCGCCGACGTCGTCTCCGTGCGCGACGGCGACACGGAACGGGCACTGGCTCTGCTGTCCGAGGCGGAGACCACGTGCCGGGCGATGAAGCTGTCCAGCGCGCTGGCCTACAACCACAAGATGCGCGGCAACGTCCTCTACCGCGCCGGGCGTTACGCCGAGGCCCGGGACCTGTACGAGCAGGCGCTCGCCGAGTTCCGTGCCATGAGCGAGCCGCGCGGGGAGGCGCTGTCCCGGCTGGGGCTGGCCAAGTCGCGGGCCCAGCTGGGGCGCGACCGTGCCGAGACCGCCGCCGAACTGGCCGAGCTGGCCGGGGTACTGGAGCGGATCGGGCTGCGGCACGCGCGGGAGATGGTGGCGCGGGCGCAGGAGGAGTTCGGCGTCGGCGAGGGTGCGATGGCCGGCGCCGGGGCGGGGGTCGTACGGTGA
- a CDS encoding AIM24 family protein, translating to MKGDLFSNEHMVQPATAPGMTIENAKCIKYAVNGEMHARQGAMVAYRGNLQFERKGQGVGGMLKRAVTGEGLPLMAVRGQGEAWFAHEAQNCFVVDVDPGDEFTVNGRNVLCFDASLSYRIATVKGAGITGGGLFNSVFTGQGRLGLVCEGNPLVIPVSPQYPVYVDTDAVVGWTAGLDTSLHRSQSLGSMLRGGSGEAVQLMLQGQGHVVVRPSEATPQKSQQH from the coding sequence ATGAAGGGTGACCTCTTTTCCAACGAGCACATGGTCCAGCCCGCCACGGCGCCGGGCATGACGATCGAGAACGCCAAATGCATCAAGTACGCGGTGAACGGCGAGATGCACGCCCGTCAGGGTGCGATGGTCGCGTACCGCGGCAACCTCCAGTTCGAGCGCAAGGGCCAGGGCGTGGGCGGCATGCTCAAGCGGGCGGTGACCGGTGAGGGGCTGCCGCTGATGGCGGTGCGCGGGCAGGGCGAGGCCTGGTTCGCGCACGAGGCGCAGAACTGCTTCGTCGTCGACGTCGACCCCGGCGACGAGTTCACGGTCAACGGCCGCAACGTCCTGTGTTTCGACGCCTCGTTGTCGTACCGGATAGCGACGGTGAAGGGCGCCGGCATCACCGGCGGCGGCCTGTTCAACAGCGTCTTCACGGGGCAGGGCAGGCTGGGCCTGGTGTGTGAGGGCAATCCGCTGGTCATCCCGGTCTCGCCGCAGTACCCGGTGTACGTCGACACGGACGCCGTCGTCGGGTGGACCGCGGGCCTGGACACGTCGCTGCACCGCTCTCAGTCCCTCGGCTCGATGCTGCGCGGCGGTTCCGGGGAGGCCGTGCAGCTGATGCTGCAGGGCCAGGGCCATGTCGTCGTACGGCCGAGCGAGGCGACCCCGCAGAAGTCCCAGCAGCACTGA
- a CDS encoding CAP domain-containing protein — protein MSELVPGGNLPLPGGSVTVRVPGPFDVSALVTDDSGKVRGDADFVFYNQPSAAGARLHGDTLTVDPPRLRSGATRVTVVVSPADPGTPLGRLPAPVLHVSGPGGRAIARFAPPRPRQETLLLLAEIYRRGDGWKLRALGQGYADGLAGLARDFGVDVVEDATPTPVATARAPITPAGPAARSAMHTLSAVTAPHAPSPDRDGFLGLVNSARASAGSPPVTLDARLVSAAQAHASAMAAAGQLGVEGRDGVSVYQRIAGAGYAYLTVGEHLVSGPRTPAEFVAYCLRTEQPRRTLHDPAFTHAALAHVTGGRSGDTYWTALWARPLAPGDLSRTATEVVDLTNRERARAGLRPLAVDPALGTAAQAYSADMAARAFYSHTSPEGSQPWDRAAAAGSRMRSIGENIACGQRSPAEVVEGWMNSPGHRANILKRDFTHIGIGFAGGGPAGTYWTQLFGA, from the coding sequence ATGAGCGAGTTGGTTCCCGGGGGCAATCTGCCCCTCCCGGGCGGCAGCGTGACCGTCCGGGTGCCCGGTCCCTTCGACGTGTCCGCGCTGGTCACCGACGACAGCGGCAAGGTCCGCGGCGATGCCGACTTCGTGTTCTACAACCAGCCGTCCGCGGCGGGCGCCCGGCTCCACGGCGACACCCTGACCGTCGACCCGCCGCGCCTGCGCTCCGGGGCCACCCGGGTCACGGTGGTCGTCAGCCCCGCCGACCCGGGCACTCCCCTGGGCCGCCTGCCGGCCCCCGTGCTCCACGTCAGCGGTCCGGGCGGCCGCGCGATCGCCCGGTTCGCCCCGCCGCGCCCGCGGCAGGAGACCTTGCTGCTGCTCGCGGAGATCTACCGGCGTGGCGACGGCTGGAAGCTGCGGGCGCTGGGGCAGGGGTACGCGGACGGGCTGGCGGGGCTGGCGCGCGACTTCGGGGTGGACGTCGTCGAGGACGCGACGCCGACCCCGGTCGCCACGGCACGCGCACCGATCACTCCGGCCGGACCGGCGGCCCGGTCCGCGATGCACACCCTGTCCGCCGTCACCGCCCCGCACGCCCCCTCCCCCGATCGCGACGGCTTCCTGGGCCTGGTCAACTCCGCGCGCGCCAGTGCCGGTTCACCGCCCGTCACCCTGGACGCCCGCCTGGTCTCCGCCGCGCAGGCCCACGCCTCCGCCATGGCAGCGGCGGGACAACTCGGCGTCGAGGGCCGCGACGGCGTCTCCGTGTACCAGCGCATCGCCGGCGCCGGGTATGCGTATCTCACCGTCGGCGAGCACCTGGTCTCCGGCCCGCGCACCCCCGCCGAGTTCGTCGCCTACTGCCTGCGCACCGAACAGCCCCGCCGCACCCTGCACGACCCGGCCTTCACCCACGCCGCGCTGGCGCACGTCACGGGCGGCCGCTCGGGCGACACGTACTGGACGGCGCTCTGGGCCAGGCCGTTGGCCCCGGGCGACCTGTCCCGCACGGCGACCGAGGTCGTCGACCTCACCAACCGGGAGCGGGCCCGGGCCGGGCTGCGTCCCCTCGCCGTCGATCCCGCGCTCGGCACCGCGGCGCAGGCCTACAGCGCCGACATGGCGGCCCGTGCGTTCTACTCCCACACCTCGCCCGAGGGAAGCCAACCCTGGGACCGGGCGGCCGCCGCGGGCTCCCGCATGCGCTCGATCGGCGAGAACATCGCGTGCGGCCAGCGCTCCCCCGCCGAGGTCGTGGAGGGCTGGATGAACAGCCCGGGCCATCGCGCCAACATCCTCAAGCGCGACTTCACCCACATAGGGATCGGCTTCGCGGGCGGCGGGCCCGCCGGCACGTACTGGACCCAACTCTTCGGCGCCTGA
- a CDS encoding serine hydrolase domain-containing protein → MVSATVVRGTAVAAAVMSLLVVPAHAAPGQPGAAAVDAKAAALPAPDVDGIWNVLRTARRQGAPGAIARLDDGGTAHWAAVGVADRKSGRAINNADRFRIGSVTKTFSAVVLLQLAEEKRLKLDAPVNRYLPGLLPDDGVTVRHVLSHRSGLYDYTNEMFARTVPGFEAVRTKVFTYRQLVNRSLNKARTTKPGGAYSYSNTNFVVAGMLIEKLTGHSVGTEYRNRIIEPLKLRDTFYVHPGTKIPGRHTRGYLTPDTAGAALVDATAQTASWAQSAGAVISSTGDLNTFLSALLGGRLTSRAQLAQMQRWVPAGGVQSYGLGLRRRDLSCGVSVYGHTGAVQGYYTYAFASKDGRRSLAALANTSNNGTVLNSMMGTLESAFCGKQTKPQKRAAVVERHEDIEPGIRLPLGSNAG, encoded by the coding sequence ATGGTCTCAGCAACGGTGGTCAGAGGTACGGCGGTGGCGGCGGCCGTGATGTCGCTCCTGGTGGTTCCCGCCCACGCCGCGCCCGGGCAACCCGGCGCCGCCGCGGTCGACGCCAAGGCAGCCGCCCTGCCCGCCCCGGACGTCGACGGCATCTGGAACGTCCTGCGCACGGCGCGGCGGCAGGGCGCACCCGGCGCGATCGCGCGCCTCGACGACGGCGGCACGGCCCACTGGGCGGCCGTGGGCGTCGCCGACCGCAAGTCGGGCCGGGCCATCAACAACGCCGACCGGTTCCGCATCGGCAGCGTCACGAAGACCTTCTCGGCCGTCGTCCTGCTGCAACTGGCCGAGGAGAAGCGACTCAAGCTGGACGCCCCGGTCAACCGCTATCTGCCGGGGCTGCTGCCCGACGACGGCGTCACGGTCCGGCATGTACTCAGCCACCGCAGCGGCCTGTACGACTACACCAACGAGATGTTCGCGCGGACGGTCCCCGGCTTCGAGGCGGTCCGTACGAAGGTGTTCACCTACCGGCAGCTGGTGAACCGGTCCCTGAACAAGGCACGGACCACGAAGCCGGGCGGCGCGTACTCCTACTCCAACACCAACTTCGTCGTCGCCGGGATGCTCATCGAGAAGCTGACCGGGCACTCCGTGGGCACCGAGTACCGGAACCGGATCATCGAACCGCTGAAGCTGCGCGACACCTTCTACGTGCACCCCGGCACGAAGATCCCCGGCCGGCACACCCGCGGCTATCTCACGCCGGACACGGCCGGCGCGGCGCTCGTCGACGCCACCGCGCAGACGGCGTCCTGGGCGCAGAGCGCGGGCGCGGTCATCTCCAGCACGGGGGACCTCAACACGTTCCTGTCGGCCCTGCTCGGCGGCCGGCTCACCTCCCGGGCGCAGCTCGCCCAGATGCAGCGCTGGGTACCGGCGGGCGGCGTGCAGTCGTACGGGCTCGGGCTGCGGCGCCGCGATCTGTCGTGCGGGGTCTCCGTGTACGGCCACACGGGCGCCGTGCAGGGCTACTACACGTACGCGTTCGCCTCCAAGGACGGCAGGCGCAGCCTCGCCGCGCTCGCCAACACCTCCAACAACGGCACGGTCCTCAACTCCATGATGGGCACCCTGGAGTCCGCGTTCTGCGGCAAGCAGACGAAGCCGCAAAAGCGTGCCGCCGTAGTCGAACGGCACGAGGACATCGAACCCGGGATCCGACTCCCGCTGGGCTCGAACGCGGGCTGA
- a CDS encoding ROK family transcriptional regulator gives MSSIRRAETFPANTPAASQIFTTVLSHGPLTRLEVARRAGLSPAAVTKAVRPLIEAGYLVEDADEPARPALGRPANPVRVDGGRALFIGVKVTGDEVIAVLTDLCCRIRVARHAPLPDREPKRVLASVAELAGELLAEAGDSGVPVLGLGIAVSGDVDRGAGAVRYSPFLEWRDVPLAELASATTGLPVTVDNDVRALTVAEQWFGAGVGLSDFAVVTVGAGIGCGLVVHGRVVAGAHGVAGEIGHVTVDPAGPPCHCGNRGCVEAIAGDAAIVRRIREITGVEVADTAEAVALAHRGVAGAREAYARAGEAIGRGIATVANLLGPERVIISGEGLAAYDLFAEQIRDAFGAAAFGSAARCDVQTRPLPFEEWARGAAATAIQSFIRADDQRQNR, from the coding sequence ATGTCCTCGATCCGCCGTGCCGAGACGTTCCCGGCGAACACGCCGGCCGCCTCGCAGATCTTCACCACGGTCCTCAGCCATGGGCCGCTCACCCGACTTGAGGTGGCCCGGCGGGCGGGACTGTCCCCGGCCGCCGTCACCAAGGCGGTCCGGCCCCTCATCGAGGCCGGCTACCTGGTGGAGGACGCGGACGAGCCGGCCCGCCCCGCACTCGGCCGCCCCGCCAACCCGGTGCGGGTCGACGGGGGACGGGCGCTGTTCATCGGCGTCAAGGTGACCGGCGACGAGGTCATCGCCGTCCTCACCGACCTGTGCTGCCGCATCCGCGTCGCCCGGCACGCGCCGCTCCCGGACCGGGAGCCCAAGCGGGTGCTGGCCTCTGTCGCCGAGCTGGCGGGCGAACTGCTCGCCGAGGCGGGCGACTCGGGCGTGCCCGTCCTCGGCCTCGGAATCGCCGTCTCCGGTGACGTGGACCGCGGCGCCGGAGCCGTCCGCTACTCCCCGTTCCTGGAGTGGCGGGACGTGCCCCTCGCCGAACTCGCCTCCGCGACCACCGGATTGCCGGTCACCGTCGACAACGACGTACGCGCCCTGACCGTCGCCGAGCAGTGGTTCGGCGCCGGGGTGGGGCTCTCCGACTTCGCCGTGGTCACCGTCGGCGCCGGCATCGGCTGCGGCCTCGTGGTGCACGGCCGCGTCGTCGCCGGTGCGCACGGCGTGGCCGGGGAGATCGGGCACGTGACCGTCGACCCGGCCGGCCCGCCCTGCCACTGCGGCAACCGCGGCTGCGTGGAGGCGATCGCGGGGGACGCCGCGATCGTCCGGCGGATCCGCGAGATCACCGGCGTCGAGGTCGCCGACACCGCGGAAGCCGTGGCCCTCGCCCACCGGGGCGTCGCCGGAGCCCGCGAGGCCTACGCGCGCGCCGGTGAGGCGATCGGCCGCGGCATCGCCACCGTGGCCAACCTGCTCGGCCCCGAGCGGGTGATCATCTCCGGCGAGGGACTCGCCGCCTACGACCTGTTCGCCGAACAGATCCGCGACGCCTTCGGCGCGGCCGCCTTCGGCTCCGCCGCCCGGTGCGACGTACAGACCCGCCCGCTGCCCTTCGAGGAGTGGGCGCGCGGGGCCGCGGCCACCGCGATCCAGTCCTTCATCAGAGCCGACGACCAGCGCCAGAACCGCTGA